The Malus domestica chromosome 10, GDT2T_hap1 nucleotide sequence CTAATGGAAGAACTTTTGTTGATCTCCTTGGTTCGTACCAATTTTAATTAAACCTACCTGGCTAATTTTTCATTCTGTAATTAGTTCTATGCATATCCCTAAGAACCGAAACCCATATATATGTCTTACCTTGATTCTTATTTGAATATAAGTGATTCCTGTTTAGGTTAACGCCAGTATGAATACAACATATACAGCTAgggatttgtttgataacaCAAATCAAAATCGAATGTTATCCCTTATATTCTCATGTCAATGATATCATggctatatatataatatggtgTTGGCTATATACATACATTGTGGAATTTGCAGGGAATTTGCTGGGTCTCCCATATGTTCCAGCCTTCGCTGATCCTAATACAAAAGGTACCAGAATGCTTGGGGGAGTAAATTATGCTTCAGCAGCTGCTGGCATACTTGATGAGACAGGCCAACACTATGTACGTACTAGTTACGTTCTGTATGAACATTATTTAACGTTATATATAATAAGATCAGTCTATTTTATTTACATGTTAAtgttcaataatttattaaatgATTGTCCTCGTGAAAATGAAAATTGTGACACAGGGAGAACGGTATAGACTGAGCCAGCAAGTATTGAACTTTGAGAGCACCTTGAATCAGTTGAGATCGATGATGAGTGGAACCAACCTGACCCAAATGCTGGCCAAGTCCATAGCAGTTTTGGCGTTTGGGAGCAATGACTACATCAACAACTACCTCTTGCCTTCCCTCTATACTTCCAGCTACTACTACACTCCTCCTGCCTTCGCCAACCTTCTCCTTAATCGCTATACTCGACAAATTCTGGTACTACATACATTATGCCAACCAGTTCACTATTTCAACTACTATCGTCTATGAGACTTAAGTCAATGATACATAtgatttttttgtgaaattaaaTGCAGGCTTTGCACAGTGTAGGATTAAGAAAGTTTGTGCTAGCAGGAATTGGGCCATTGGGCTGCATACCAAACCAAAGAGCCTCAGCGGCCCAGCCCGAAAGGTGCTTGGACTATGTGAATCAAATCCTTGGTACCTACAATGAAGGCCTTAGATCACTCGTCAACCAATTCAACACCAACCATCCTGATGCCATCTTTGTCTACGCCAACACTTATGGTGCTTTTGGTGACATGCTCAATAATCCTGCCCCCTACGGTAACAGTTGTTGACTATATACATGTTCGTTCGATACCCATTtagttttttgagtttttagtgatACTAAATCAAACCATGGGGTTGGCACTGGCAGGGTTCAGTGTGATTGATAGGGGATGCTGTGGAATTGGGAGGAACAGAGGGCAGATAACATGCCTACCTTATGCAGTTCCATGCTCTAATAGAAATCAATACATGTTTTGGGATGCATTCCACCCAACAGAAGCTGCAAATGCCATCCTTGCTTGGCGGGCTTATAACGGCCCACCCTCTGATTCTTATCCAATCAACGTCCAGCAAATGGCTCTGATCTGATGATCACCATGCTGCACTATCagtttctttcatttttcctttagttttttttatctcAAGCTGTGATGCCACTTGAGAATCTTTgttgctgtttgtttgtttgtttgtttgtttgtttgtttgtttgtttgtttgttttttaaagAAGAAAAGCATTTAAATAGAAAAGTCTCCAACTTTAACTTttctaaaattcaaaataaacaacATTAACATTTTCGGAATTACgaacaaaaattgaaacttaaaaataatGGTCATGATTGCAATTGATCTTCTACCACAGTAGTGAAGAAGAGTGTTGTCCTTACACCACAACATGAGTTCAAATCCCGTCGGTTCACTAACCTAACATCTAAAATAACAAATCTAGCGTTTAATTAAATGTTATGAAAATGATAATGAATGAGTTTGACAAGAAATGAGAGATGAGAGGAATGGGTATGAGATAAACAATGTTCCTCGTGTTAATTACTTACAAGACTCGCCTACTATTTCAAGACATGTTACTTCCAGATGATTCCTTAGTTTTTTGCAACCAAAATAAAGGGTTTTTATCATTAATAATCCATGAAATTGACCTATATTCTAACTTTGGTCTCTtaatttcaaaattaattaatatcgtCCTCAAAATTGATTATATCACATCAATTTGGTCCTTTCCGTTACAATATGTTAAATTTTATTTGGTCCTTACCGTGACAATCTATTTAATTTTCTATTAATGTGTTGACATGGCAAACAAGTGAGACCCATTGCTCCAATAGTACGATGCCACAGTAgattatataaataataattaattctttAAATTGTTAAAGTtctaaaatttatttaaaaatgaataaggaaaaaagaaaaaagaaaaaaaattaaaaaggggaAATTTCACATCGCTCGTAACCTAGGGCATTGCTGTGGAGGCTATGATGCACGGATACTTCTGTTTGGTCCCGTATCCCGTATCCGATACTAGATTGGATACGATACTTACCCGATACTCTCGGATACTCGTTCGACAAGTATCTTGATTGATGGACAAGAATTTGACATGATGGATACATGTATCCTACATTTAAGATACACATATCCGGCTTTTAGGATACATTTacactttcaaaaaagataatgAAGAGGATAAAATTAATAGAAGACATATATAATTGAAGGTTGTTGAATACAAAGAGcttccctctaattaaaaccatGTATACGACTCTCACACTTCTACTGTATAAAGAGGATTAGATTTCAAACTTTTCTTATCTAATAACTCAAATGtacttgaatttgaatgatgaaccatattttaaaatgtatatttttgttgctatatacatttttatttgTCGTATACATAGCGTATCATATCTTAATTTTTAGAGATTTTCTGTATCGCCGTGTTGTGTCGTATCGCCGTATCCGTATCCATGCTCCATAGTGTGGAGGCATCGGCACTGCTATCTTGGACGAAGACCTTCAACTGGTGGTGGCGAAGTGCAGTACTGGCTGCAAATGAGGAGACATTAGAAACTCATGTTCAGGTGAGGAGGAGTGctacttagggctggtttggtattgctgtgctttaaaaaaaaactgctgtgaaaataagcaactgtgctgtgagaataagtgactgtgaaataaagcagcagagtgttttgtaaacttttttgtaaaagtgcttttggaaaaaaaaagcagtatgatAATGTTTggaaacttttatgtaaaacagctgtgactgtgtgaaatgaccaaaaagggTATAATATTAGATgtgctattaatttaattttcttaacaaataaaagtgaatgtttcaaaaataaataaataaataaaagtgagttactaaatatactttatttttagaagaaaaatatttataaactttatcttaaatattaattagtatgacaaaCTACAGCAATGTCAAATTTCCGACCTTTCCCTTCTCCCTCTCTGTCCGGTCTCCCTtgtattgagaaaaaaaattacaccaAAACTTTGAAGCCATTTACGCTGGTTGGTTGAGAATTGGTCAGTTTTCGGATACAAGTTAGTCGAATTCCAGTTCATAACCTCGAGTTTTGATGCCTGGATTCGGTTAATTCTACCCAAACTCTTTGAAGCCTGAGTTTTTAACAATTATAGTTAACATTAGGCCACAAATTTCCTCACCTTCatttaagaaataaataaaaagtaaatagaAATACATCgattttctttttcctcaaTTGATCAAAAGGCGTATTGACAAAGAAATGCTTGGAAATACAAATATTACAGACACCGGATACATATACGAGCATGGTCCTCCACCATAAGAGAACAATTGTACGAAACGAATTAAAgcacaaagaaaaggaaattagaaagaaaaaaaggagacAAAACTCGAAAGCTGCCGATACAAAGTGAATATTACAAATTGGTTTTAGCTGGCTAAATGGCAAGGAGAGCTGTTGAACATACTATATGCCACACAAACGCTCTTGAAAGCACGACCTCTAGGTCTTGATGAGTCCAGTTATCTGTCGGAAGGTGTTGAAGAAACATAACCAACTCTTGGAATTCCAGCTTCACAAGCTTATCCGACTGCCAGAACTGTGAGAAAGCACGACCTCTAGGGCAAGATTTCAGTTTG carries:
- the LOC103444522 gene encoding GDSL esterase/lipase At1g71250, whose translation is MRNIIMILLLVLLVQCCCSNTGAISTMTTSSSVGSAQVPAMFVFGDSLIDVGNNNFLNSLAKSNYYPYGCDFRAGPTGRFTNGRTFVDLLGNLLGLPYVPAFADPNTKGTRMLGGVNYASAAAGILDETGQHYGERYRLSQQVLNFESTLNQLRSMMSGTNLTQMLAKSIAVLAFGSNDYINNYLLPSLYTSSYYYTPPAFANLLLNRYTRQILALHSVGLRKFVLAGIGPLGCIPNQRASAAQPERCLDYVNQILGTYNEGLRSLVNQFNTNHPDAIFVYANTYGAFGDMLNNPAPYGFSVIDRGCCGIGRNRGQITCLPYAVPCSNRNQYMFWDAFHPTEAANAILAWRAYNGPPSDSYPINVQQMALI